A part of Mustela erminea isolate mMusErm1 chromosome 9, mMusErm1.Pri, whole genome shotgun sequence genomic DNA contains:
- the SF1 gene encoding splicing factor 1 isoform X11, translating to MEQKTVIPGMPTVIPPGLTREQERAYIVQLQIEDLTRKLRTGDLGIPPNPEDRSPSPEPIYNSEGKRLNTREFRTRKKLEEERHNLITEMVALNPDFKPPADYKPPATRVSDKVMIPQDEYPEINFVGLLIGPRGNTLKNIEKECNAKIMIRGKGSVKEGKVGRKDGQMLPGEDEPLHALVTANTMENVKKAVEQIRNILKQGIETPEDQNDLRKMQLRELARLNGTLREDDNRILRPWQSSETRSITNTTVCTKCGGAGHIASDCKFQRPGDPQSAQDKARMDKEYLSLMAELGEAPVPASVGSSSGPATTPLASAPRPAAPANNPPPPSLMSTTQSRPPWMNSGPSESRPYHGMHGGGPGGPGGGPHSFPHPLPSLTGGHGGHPMQHNPNGPPPPWMQPPPPPMNQGPHPPGHHGPPPMDQYLGSTPVGSGVYRLHQGKGMMPPPPMGMMPPPPPPPSGQPPPPPSGPLPPWQQQQQQPPPPPPPSSSMASSTPLPWQQNTTTTTTSAGTGSIPPWQQQQAAAAASPGAPQMQGNPTMVPLPPGVQPPLPPGAPPPPPPPPPGSAGMMYAPPPPPPPPMDPSNFVTMMGMGVAGMPPFGMPPAPPPPPPQN from the exons ATGGAACAGAAGACAGTGATTCCAGGAATGCCGACAGTCATCCCCCCTGGACTTACTCGGGAACAAGAAAGAGCTTATATAG TGCAACTGCAGATAGAAGACCTGACTCGTAAACTGCGCACAGGAGACCTGGGCATCCCCCCTAACCCTGAGGACAG GTCCCCTTCCCCTGAGCCCATCTACAATAGTGAGGGGAAGCGGCTTAACACCCGCGAGTTCCGCACCCGCAAAAAGCTTGAAGAGGAGCGACACAACCTCATCACCGAGATGGTTGCCCTCAACCCTGATTTCAAGCCACCTgcagattacaa ACCTCCAGCAACACGGGTGAGCGATAAAGTAATGATTCCACAAGATGAATATCCAGAAATCAACTTTGTGGGGCTGCTGATTGGGCCCAG AGGGAACACCTTGAAAAACATAGAGAAGGAGTGTAATGCCAAGATTATGATCCGAGGGAAAGGGTCTGTCAAAGAAGGGAAAGTTGGCCGAAAGGATGGCCAGATGCTGCCTGGAGAAGACGAGCCGCTTCATGCCCTAGTTACTGCCAACACCATGGAGAATGTGAAGAAAGCTGTGGAGCAG ATAAGAAACATCCTGAAGCAGGGTATCGAGACCCCTGAGGACCAGAATGATCTACGGAAGATGCAGCTTCGGGAGTTGGCTCGCTTGAATGGGACCCTTCGGGAAGATGATAATAG AATCTTAAGACCCTGGCAGAGCTCAGAGACACGCAGCATTACCAACACCACAGTGTGTACCAAGTGTGGAGGGGCTGGACACATTGCTTCGGATTGCAAATTCCAAAG GCCTGGTGACCCCCAGTCAGCTCAGGATAAAGCACGGatggataaagaatatttgtCCCTCATGGCCGAGCTGGGCGAAGCGCCCGTGCCAGCATCCGTGGGCTCCTCCTCTGGGCCCGCCACCACGCCCCTGGCCAGTGCACCCCGGCCTGCTGCTCCTGCCAACAACCCACCGCCTCCG TCTCTCATGTCCACCACCCAGAGCCGCCCACCCTGGATGAATTCCGGTCCTTCAGAAAGTCGGCCATACCATGGCATGCACGGAGGTGGTCCTGGTGGGCCTGGAGGTGGCCCCCACAGCTTCCCACACCCGTTACCCAGCCTGACAGGTGGGCACGGTGGACATCCCATGCAGCACAACCCTAACGGACCCCCACCCCCTTGGATGCAGCCGCCTCCACCACCGATGAACCAGGGCCCCCACCCACCTGGGCATCATGGCCCTCCTCCAATGG ATCAGTACCTGGGAAGTACGCCTGTGGGCTCTGGGGTCTATCGCCTGCATCAAGGAAAAG GTATGATGCCGCCGCCGCCTATGGGCATgatgccgccgccgccgccgcctcccagtgggcagcccccgccccctccctctggtcctcttcccccatggcagcagcagcagcagcagcctccgCCACCCCCTCCGCCCAGCAGCAGTATGGCTTCCAGTACCCCCTTGCCATGGCAGCAAA ATACGACGACTACCACCACGAGCGCTGGCACAGGGTCCATCCCGCCATGGCAACAGCAGCAGGCGGCTGCCGCAGCTTCTCCAGGAGCCCCTCAGATGCAAGGCAACCCCACTATGGTGCCCCTGCCCCCCGGGGTCCAGCCGCCTCTGCCGCCCggggcccctccccctccgccgcctccgccgcctgGTTCCGCCGGCATGATGtatgccccgccccctcctcctccgcctcccaTGGACCCTTCTAACTTTGTCACCATGATGGGCATGGGGGTGGCGGGCATGCCGCCCTTCGGGATGCCTCCAGCTCCCCCACCGCCTCCACCACAGAACTAG
- the SF1 gene encoding splicing factor 1 isoform X4 yields MATGANATPLDFPSKKRKRSRWNQDTMEQKTVIPGMPTVIPPGLTREQERAYIVQLQIEDLTRKLRTGDLGIPPNPEDRSPSPEPIYNSEGKRLNTREFRTRKKLEEERHNLITEMVALNPDFKPPADYKPPATRVSDKVMIPQDEYPEINFVGLLIGPRGNTLKNIEKECNAKIMIRGKGSVKEGKVGRKDGQMLPGEDEPLHALVTANTMENVKKAVEQIRNILKQGIETPEDQNDLRKMQLRELARLNGTLREDDNRILRPWQSSETRSITNTTVCTKCGGAGHIASDCKFQRPGDPQSAQDKARMDKEYLSLMAELGEAPVPASVGSSSGPATTPLASAPRPAAPANNPPPPSRPPWMNSGPSESRPYHGMHGGGPGGPGGGPHSFPHPLPSLTGGHGGHPMQHNPNGPPPPWMQPPPPPMNQGPHPPGHHGPPPMDQYLGSTPVGSGVYRLHQGKGMMPPPPMGMMPPPPPPPSGQPPPPPSGPLPPWQQQQQQPPPPPPPSSSMASSTPLPWQQNTTTTTTSAGTGSIPPWQQQQAAAAASPGAPQMQGNPTMVPLPPGVQPPLPPGAPPPPPPPPPGSAGMMYAPPPPPPPPMDPSNFVTMMGMGVAGMPPFGMPPAPPPPPPQN; encoded by the exons ATGGCGACCGGAGCGAACGCCACGCCGCTGG ACTTCCCAAGTAAGAAGCGAAAGAGGAGCCGCTGGAACCAAGATACCATGGAACAGAAGACAGTGATTCCAGGAATGCCGACAGTCATCCCCCCTGGACTTACTCGGGAACAAGAAAGAGCTTATATAG TGCAACTGCAGATAGAAGACCTGACTCGTAAACTGCGCACAGGAGACCTGGGCATCCCCCCTAACCCTGAGGACAG GTCCCCTTCCCCTGAGCCCATCTACAATAGTGAGGGGAAGCGGCTTAACACCCGCGAGTTCCGCACCCGCAAAAAGCTTGAAGAGGAGCGACACAACCTCATCACCGAGATGGTTGCCCTCAACCCTGATTTCAAGCCACCTgcagattacaa ACCTCCAGCAACACGGGTGAGCGATAAAGTAATGATTCCACAAGATGAATATCCAGAAATCAACTTTGTGGGGCTGCTGATTGGGCCCAG AGGGAACACCTTGAAAAACATAGAGAAGGAGTGTAATGCCAAGATTATGATCCGAGGGAAAGGGTCTGTCAAAGAAGGGAAAGTTGGCCGAAAGGATGGCCAGATGCTGCCTGGAGAAGACGAGCCGCTTCATGCCCTAGTTACTGCCAACACCATGGAGAATGTGAAGAAAGCTGTGGAGCAG ATAAGAAACATCCTGAAGCAGGGTATCGAGACCCCTGAGGACCAGAATGATCTACGGAAGATGCAGCTTCGGGAGTTGGCTCGCTTGAATGGGACCCTTCGGGAAGATGATAATAG AATCTTAAGACCCTGGCAGAGCTCAGAGACACGCAGCATTACCAACACCACAGTGTGTACCAAGTGTGGAGGGGCTGGACACATTGCTTCGGATTGCAAATTCCAAAG GCCTGGTGACCCCCAGTCAGCTCAGGATAAAGCACGGatggataaagaatatttgtCCCTCATGGCCGAGCTGGGCGAAGCGCCCGTGCCAGCATCCGTGGGCTCCTCCTCTGGGCCCGCCACCACGCCCCTGGCCAGTGCACCCCGGCCTGCTGCTCCTGCCAACAACCCACCGCCTCCG AGCCGCCCACCCTGGATGAATTCCGGTCCTTCAGAAAGTCGGCCATACCATGGCATGCACGGAGGTGGTCCTGGTGGGCCTGGAGGTGGCCCCCACAGCTTCCCACACCCGTTACCCAGCCTGACAGGTGGGCACGGTGGACATCCCATGCAGCACAACCCTAACGGACCCCCACCCCCTTGGATGCAGCCGCCTCCACCACCGATGAACCAGGGCCCCCACCCACCTGGGCATCATGGCCCTCCTCCAATGG ATCAGTACCTGGGAAGTACGCCTGTGGGCTCTGGGGTCTATCGCCTGCATCAAGGAAAAG GTATGATGCCGCCGCCGCCTATGGGCATgatgccgccgccgccgccgcctcccagtgggcagcccccgccccctccctctggtcctcttcccccatggcagcagcagcagcagcagcctccgCCACCCCCTCCGCCCAGCAGCAGTATGGCTTCCAGTACCCCCTTGCCATGGCAGCAAA ATACGACGACTACCACCACGAGCGCTGGCACAGGGTCCATCCCGCCATGGCAACAGCAGCAGGCGGCTGCCGCAGCTTCTCCAGGAGCCCCTCAGATGCAAGGCAACCCCACTATGGTGCCCCTGCCCCCCGGGGTCCAGCCGCCTCTGCCGCCCggggcccctccccctccgccgcctccgccgcctgGTTCCGCCGGCATGATGtatgccccgccccctcctcctccgcctcccaTGGACCCTTCTAACTTTGTCACCATGATGGGCATGGGGGTGGCGGGCATGCCGCCCTTCGGGATGCCTCCAGCTCCCCCACCGCCTCCACCACAGAACTAG
- the SF1 gene encoding splicing factor 1 isoform X5 — MATGANATPLDFPSKKRKRSRWNQDTMEQKTVIPGMPTVIPPGLTREQERAYIVQLQIEDLTRKLRTGDLGIPPNPEDRSPSPEPIYNSEGKRLNTREFRTRKKLEEERHNLITEMVALNPDFKPPADYKPPATRVSDKVMIPQDEYPEINFVGLLIGPRGNTLKNIEKECNAKIMIRGKGSVKEGKVGRKDGQMLPGEDEPLHALVTANTMENVKKAVEQIRNILKQGIETPEDQNDLRKMQLRELARLNGTLREDDNRILRPWQSSETRSITNTTVCTKCGGAGHIASDCKFQRPGDPQSAQDKARMDKEYLSLMAELGEAPVPASVGSSSGPATTPLASAPRPAAPANNPPPPSLMSTTQSRPPWMNSGPSESRPYHGMHGGGPGGPGGGPHSFPHPLPSLTGGHGGHPMQHNPNGPPPPWMQPPPPPMNQGPHPPGHHGPPPMGKSVPGKYACGLWGLSPASRKRYDAAAAYGHDAAAAAASQWAAPAPSLWSSSPMAAAAAAASATPSAQQQYGFQYPLAMAAKYDDYHHERWHRVHPAMATAAGGCRSFSRSPSDARQPHYGAPAPRGPAASAARGPSPSAASAAWFRRHDVCPAPSSSASHGPF; from the exons ATGGCGACCGGAGCGAACGCCACGCCGCTGG ACTTCCCAAGTAAGAAGCGAAAGAGGAGCCGCTGGAACCAAGATACCATGGAACAGAAGACAGTGATTCCAGGAATGCCGACAGTCATCCCCCCTGGACTTACTCGGGAACAAGAAAGAGCTTATATAG TGCAACTGCAGATAGAAGACCTGACTCGTAAACTGCGCACAGGAGACCTGGGCATCCCCCCTAACCCTGAGGACAG GTCCCCTTCCCCTGAGCCCATCTACAATAGTGAGGGGAAGCGGCTTAACACCCGCGAGTTCCGCACCCGCAAAAAGCTTGAAGAGGAGCGACACAACCTCATCACCGAGATGGTTGCCCTCAACCCTGATTTCAAGCCACCTgcagattacaa ACCTCCAGCAACACGGGTGAGCGATAAAGTAATGATTCCACAAGATGAATATCCAGAAATCAACTTTGTGGGGCTGCTGATTGGGCCCAG AGGGAACACCTTGAAAAACATAGAGAAGGAGTGTAATGCCAAGATTATGATCCGAGGGAAAGGGTCTGTCAAAGAAGGGAAAGTTGGCCGAAAGGATGGCCAGATGCTGCCTGGAGAAGACGAGCCGCTTCATGCCCTAGTTACTGCCAACACCATGGAGAATGTGAAGAAAGCTGTGGAGCAG ATAAGAAACATCCTGAAGCAGGGTATCGAGACCCCTGAGGACCAGAATGATCTACGGAAGATGCAGCTTCGGGAGTTGGCTCGCTTGAATGGGACCCTTCGGGAAGATGATAATAG AATCTTAAGACCCTGGCAGAGCTCAGAGACACGCAGCATTACCAACACCACAGTGTGTACCAAGTGTGGAGGGGCTGGACACATTGCTTCGGATTGCAAATTCCAAAG GCCTGGTGACCCCCAGTCAGCTCAGGATAAAGCACGGatggataaagaatatttgtCCCTCATGGCCGAGCTGGGCGAAGCGCCCGTGCCAGCATCCGTGGGCTCCTCCTCTGGGCCCGCCACCACGCCCCTGGCCAGTGCACCCCGGCCTGCTGCTCCTGCCAACAACCCACCGCCTCCG TCTCTCATGTCCACCACCCAGAGCCGCCCACCCTGGATGAATTCCGGTCCTTCAGAAAGTCGGCCATACCATGGCATGCACGGAGGTGGTCCTGGTGGGCCTGGAGGTGGCCCCCACAGCTTCCCACACCCGTTACCCAGCCTGACAGGTGGGCACGGTGGACATCCCATGCAGCACAACCCTAACGGACCCCCACCCCCTTGGATGCAGCCGCCTCCACCACCGATGAACCAGGGCCCCCACCCACCTGGGCATCATGGCCCTCCTCCAATGGGTAA ATCAGTACCTGGGAAGTACGCCTGTGGGCTCTGGGGTCTATCGCCTGCATCAAGGAAAAG GTATGATGCCGCCGCCGCCTATGGGCATgatgccgccgccgccgccgcctcccagtgggcagcccccgccccctccctctggtcctcttcccccatggcagcagcagcagcagcagcctccgCCACCCCCTCCGCCCAGCAGCAGTATGGCTTCCAGTACCCCCTTGCCATGGCAGCAAA ATACGACGACTACCACCACGAGCGCTGGCACAGGGTCCATCCCGCCATGGCAACAGCAGCAGGCGGCTGCCGCAGCTTCTCCAGGAGCCCCTCAGATGCAAGGCAACCCCACTATGGTGCCCCTGCCCCCCGGGGTCCAGCCGCCTCTGCCGCCCggggcccctccccctccgccgcctccgccgcctgGTTCCGCCGGCATGATGtatgccccgccccctcctcctccgcctcccaTGGACCCTTCTAA
- the SF1 gene encoding splicing factor 1 isoform X2, with the protein MATGANATPLDFPSKKRKRSRWNQDTMEQKTVIPGMPTVIPPGLTREQERAYIVQLQIEDLTRKLRTGDLGIPPNPEDRSPSPEPIYNSEGKRLNTREFRTRKKLEEERHNLITEMVALNPDFKPPADYKPPATRVSDKVMIPQDEYPEINFVGLLIGPRGNTLKNIEKECNAKIMIRGKGSVKEGKVGRKDGQMLPGEDEPLHALVTANTMENVKKAVEQIRNILKQGIETPEDQNDLRKMQLRELARLNGTLREDDNRILRPWQSSETRSITNTTVCTKCGGAGHIASDCKFQRPGDPQSAQDKARMDKEYLSLMAELGEAPVPASVGSSSGPATTPLASAPRPAAPANNPPPPSLMSTTQSRPPWMNSGPSESRPYHGMHGGGPGGPGGGPHSFPHPLPSLTGGHGGHPMQHNPNGPPPPWMQPPPPPMNQGPHPPGHHGPPPMDQYLGSTPVGSGVYRLHQGKGMMPPPPMGMMPPPPPPPSGQPPPPPSGPLPPWQQQQQQPPPPPPPSSSMASSTPLPWQQNTTTTTTSAGTGSIPPWQQQQAAAAASPGAPQMQGNPTMVPLPPGVQPPLPPGAPPPPPPPPPGSAGMMYAPPPPPPPPMDPSNFVTMMGMGVAGMPPFGMPPAPPPPPPQN; encoded by the exons ATGGCGACCGGAGCGAACGCCACGCCGCTGG ACTTCCCAAGTAAGAAGCGAAAGAGGAGCCGCTGGAACCAAGATACCATGGAACAGAAGACAGTGATTCCAGGAATGCCGACAGTCATCCCCCCTGGACTTACTCGGGAACAAGAAAGAGCTTATATAG TGCAACTGCAGATAGAAGACCTGACTCGTAAACTGCGCACAGGAGACCTGGGCATCCCCCCTAACCCTGAGGACAG GTCCCCTTCCCCTGAGCCCATCTACAATAGTGAGGGGAAGCGGCTTAACACCCGCGAGTTCCGCACCCGCAAAAAGCTTGAAGAGGAGCGACACAACCTCATCACCGAGATGGTTGCCCTCAACCCTGATTTCAAGCCACCTgcagattacaa ACCTCCAGCAACACGGGTGAGCGATAAAGTAATGATTCCACAAGATGAATATCCAGAAATCAACTTTGTGGGGCTGCTGATTGGGCCCAG AGGGAACACCTTGAAAAACATAGAGAAGGAGTGTAATGCCAAGATTATGATCCGAGGGAAAGGGTCTGTCAAAGAAGGGAAAGTTGGCCGAAAGGATGGCCAGATGCTGCCTGGAGAAGACGAGCCGCTTCATGCCCTAGTTACTGCCAACACCATGGAGAATGTGAAGAAAGCTGTGGAGCAG ATAAGAAACATCCTGAAGCAGGGTATCGAGACCCCTGAGGACCAGAATGATCTACGGAAGATGCAGCTTCGGGAGTTGGCTCGCTTGAATGGGACCCTTCGGGAAGATGATAATAG AATCTTAAGACCCTGGCAGAGCTCAGAGACACGCAGCATTACCAACACCACAGTGTGTACCAAGTGTGGAGGGGCTGGACACATTGCTTCGGATTGCAAATTCCAAAG GCCTGGTGACCCCCAGTCAGCTCAGGATAAAGCACGGatggataaagaatatttgtCCCTCATGGCCGAGCTGGGCGAAGCGCCCGTGCCAGCATCCGTGGGCTCCTCCTCTGGGCCCGCCACCACGCCCCTGGCCAGTGCACCCCGGCCTGCTGCTCCTGCCAACAACCCACCGCCTCCG TCTCTCATGTCCACCACCCAGAGCCGCCCACCCTGGATGAATTCCGGTCCTTCAGAAAGTCGGCCATACCATGGCATGCACGGAGGTGGTCCTGGTGGGCCTGGAGGTGGCCCCCACAGCTTCCCACACCCGTTACCCAGCCTGACAGGTGGGCACGGTGGACATCCCATGCAGCACAACCCTAACGGACCCCCACCCCCTTGGATGCAGCCGCCTCCACCACCGATGAACCAGGGCCCCCACCCACCTGGGCATCATGGCCCTCCTCCAATGG ATCAGTACCTGGGAAGTACGCCTGTGGGCTCTGGGGTCTATCGCCTGCATCAAGGAAAAG GTATGATGCCGCCGCCGCCTATGGGCATgatgccgccgccgccgccgcctcccagtgggcagcccccgccccctccctctggtcctcttcccccatggcagcagcagcagcagcagcctccgCCACCCCCTCCGCCCAGCAGCAGTATGGCTTCCAGTACCCCCTTGCCATGGCAGCAAA ATACGACGACTACCACCACGAGCGCTGGCACAGGGTCCATCCCGCCATGGCAACAGCAGCAGGCGGCTGCCGCAGCTTCTCCAGGAGCCCCTCAGATGCAAGGCAACCCCACTATGGTGCCCCTGCCCCCCGGGGTCCAGCCGCCTCTGCCGCCCggggcccctccccctccgccgcctccgccgcctgGTTCCGCCGGCATGATGtatgccccgccccctcctcctccgcctcccaTGGACCCTTCTAACTTTGTCACCATGATGGGCATGGGGGTGGCGGGCATGCCGCCCTTCGGGATGCCTCCAGCTCCCCCACCGCCTCCACCACAGAACTAG
- the SF1 gene encoding splicing factor 1 isoform X7 produces the protein MATGANATPLDFPSKKRKRSRWNQDTMEQKTVIPGMPTVIPPGLTREQERAYIVQLQIEDLTRKLRTGDLGIPPNPEDRSPSPEPIYNSEGKRLNTREFRTRKKLEEERHNLITEMVALNPDFKPPADYKPPATRVSDKVMIPQDEYPEINFVGLLIGPRGNTLKNIEKECNAKIMIRGKGSVKEGKVGRKDGQMLPGEDEPLHALVTANTMENVKKAVEQIRNILKQGIETPEDQNDLRKMQLRELARLNGTLREDDNRILRPWQSSETRSITNTTVCTKCGGAGHIASDCKFQRPGDPQSAQDKARMDKEYLSLMAELGEAPVPASVGSSSGPATTPLASAPRPAAPANNPPPPSLMSTTQSRPPWMNSGPSESRPYHGMHGGGPGGPGGGPHSFPHPLPSLTGGHGGHPMQHNPNGPPPPWMQPPPPPMNQGPHPPGHHGPPPMVPGKYACGLWGLSPASRKRYDAAAAYGHDAAAAAASQWAAPAPSLWSSSPMAAAAAAASATPSAQQQYGFQYPLAMAAKYDDYHHERWHRVHPAMATAAGGCRSFSRSPSDARQPHYGAPAPRGPAASAARGPSPSAASAAWFRRHDVCPAPSSSASHGPF, from the exons ATGGCGACCGGAGCGAACGCCACGCCGCTGG ACTTCCCAAGTAAGAAGCGAAAGAGGAGCCGCTGGAACCAAGATACCATGGAACAGAAGACAGTGATTCCAGGAATGCCGACAGTCATCCCCCCTGGACTTACTCGGGAACAAGAAAGAGCTTATATAG TGCAACTGCAGATAGAAGACCTGACTCGTAAACTGCGCACAGGAGACCTGGGCATCCCCCCTAACCCTGAGGACAG GTCCCCTTCCCCTGAGCCCATCTACAATAGTGAGGGGAAGCGGCTTAACACCCGCGAGTTCCGCACCCGCAAAAAGCTTGAAGAGGAGCGACACAACCTCATCACCGAGATGGTTGCCCTCAACCCTGATTTCAAGCCACCTgcagattacaa ACCTCCAGCAACACGGGTGAGCGATAAAGTAATGATTCCACAAGATGAATATCCAGAAATCAACTTTGTGGGGCTGCTGATTGGGCCCAG AGGGAACACCTTGAAAAACATAGAGAAGGAGTGTAATGCCAAGATTATGATCCGAGGGAAAGGGTCTGTCAAAGAAGGGAAAGTTGGCCGAAAGGATGGCCAGATGCTGCCTGGAGAAGACGAGCCGCTTCATGCCCTAGTTACTGCCAACACCATGGAGAATGTGAAGAAAGCTGTGGAGCAG ATAAGAAACATCCTGAAGCAGGGTATCGAGACCCCTGAGGACCAGAATGATCTACGGAAGATGCAGCTTCGGGAGTTGGCTCGCTTGAATGGGACCCTTCGGGAAGATGATAATAG AATCTTAAGACCCTGGCAGAGCTCAGAGACACGCAGCATTACCAACACCACAGTGTGTACCAAGTGTGGAGGGGCTGGACACATTGCTTCGGATTGCAAATTCCAAAG GCCTGGTGACCCCCAGTCAGCTCAGGATAAAGCACGGatggataaagaatatttgtCCCTCATGGCCGAGCTGGGCGAAGCGCCCGTGCCAGCATCCGTGGGCTCCTCCTCTGGGCCCGCCACCACGCCCCTGGCCAGTGCACCCCGGCCTGCTGCTCCTGCCAACAACCCACCGCCTCCG TCTCTCATGTCCACCACCCAGAGCCGCCCACCCTGGATGAATTCCGGTCCTTCAGAAAGTCGGCCATACCATGGCATGCACGGAGGTGGTCCTGGTGGGCCTGGAGGTGGCCCCCACAGCTTCCCACACCCGTTACCCAGCCTGACAGGTGGGCACGGTGGACATCCCATGCAGCACAACCCTAACGGACCCCCACCCCCTTGGATGCAGCCGCCTCCACCACCGATGAACCAGGGCCCCCACCCACCTGGGCATCATGGCCCTCCTCCAATGG TACCTGGGAAGTACGCCTGTGGGCTCTGGGGTCTATCGCCTGCATCAAGGAAAAG GTATGATGCCGCCGCCGCCTATGGGCATgatgccgccgccgccgccgcctcccagtgggcagcccccgccccctccctctggtcctcttcccccatggcagcagcagcagcagcagcctccgCCACCCCCTCCGCCCAGCAGCAGTATGGCTTCCAGTACCCCCTTGCCATGGCAGCAAA ATACGACGACTACCACCACGAGCGCTGGCACAGGGTCCATCCCGCCATGGCAACAGCAGCAGGCGGCTGCCGCAGCTTCTCCAGGAGCCCCTCAGATGCAAGGCAACCCCACTATGGTGCCCCTGCCCCCCGGGGTCCAGCCGCCTCTGCCGCCCggggcccctccccctccgccgcctccgccgcctgGTTCCGCCGGCATGATGtatgccccgccccctcctcctccgcctcccaTGGACCCTTCTAA